In Clostridium sporogenes, one genomic interval encodes:
- a CDS encoding MutS-related protein yields MNKKVALNWAKIQYEEGDEKDRKFKNIRKFFDMKEKQDYTIDDETWSDMDMDRIYGKLDRNSSTLGESVLYYMLRNPLKDEEKLKDRNTLIQLFKEDVKLREKLLITYYQLGRDRKNTFLDMIESELVVNKIKYYLYTLLGKIFPLIAVLLTVFVNESYAKYIAGSAILNMIVNHMERNTIKSRGIIYLREIIKTAKKISSIKNNELRHYVDNIDHNLKQVKDVDRSTFLIGFVNMWQGFFEVISVLFLVEECAYYKVSGALKEKKEYIMDIFYILGELEVLLSISGYQKNLNEFYVNPIFTEEVSLDIKEGIHPLLDKPVSNSISIKDKGIVLTGTNMSGKSTFLRMLGINILLSQTFYFALAKEYKASFFNIVSSISPNDDLSKGKSYYMAEAEGILRIVKALEKDLPVFCPIDEIFRGTNPIERIAMSAEILSYLQNGRTVSIVATHDRELVDILKDSYEFYYFSESVDSKNGLNFDYKLKVGVSNTRNAIRLLEYIGYPKEVTEKAYKRAETIKGFI; encoded by the coding sequence TTGAATAAAAAAGTAGCTTTAAATTGGGCAAAAATACAATATGAAGAAGGTGATGAAAAAGACAGAAAATTTAAGAATATAAGAAAATTTTTTGATATGAAAGAAAAACAGGATTATACCATTGATGATGAAACCTGGTCTGATATGGATATGGATAGGATTTATGGAAAATTAGATAGAAACTCTAGTACTTTAGGGGAATCTGTTTTATATTATATGCTTAGAAATCCCTTAAAGGATGAGGAAAAATTAAAGGATAGGAATACGTTAATCCAGTTATTTAAAGAAGATGTAAAATTAAGAGAGAAGCTTTTGATTACATACTACCAATTAGGTAGAGATAGAAAAAATACTTTCTTAGACATGATAGAAAGTGAGCTAGTAGTAAATAAAATAAAATATTATTTATATACACTATTAGGAAAAATATTCCCTTTAATAGCTGTTTTGCTTACCGTATTTGTAAATGAAAGCTATGCTAAATATATAGCTGGCTCTGCAATTTTAAATATGATTGTTAATCATATGGAAAGAAACACAATAAAATCTAGAGGAATAATATATTTAAGGGAAATTATAAAAACAGCTAAAAAAATATCTAGTATAAAAAACAATGAACTTAGGCATTATGTAGATAATATAGACCATAATCTTAAACAGGTTAAAGATGTGGATAGAAGTACTTTCTTAATAGGCTTTGTAAATATGTGGCAAGGCTTTTTCGAAGTTATATCCGTGCTATTTTTAGTAGAAGAATGTGCCTATTATAAAGTATCTGGAGCTTTAAAAGAAAAAAAAGAATACATAATGGATATATTTTATATTTTAGGTGAATTAGAAGTATTACTATCCATATCTGGATATCAAAAAAACTTAAATGAATTCTATGTAAATCCTATTTTTACAGAGGAAGTTTCCTTAGATATTAAAGAAGGTATTCATCCCCTTTTAGATAAACCAGTATCAAATTCTATTTCTATTAAAGATAAAGGAATAGTACTTACAGGTACAAATATGTCTGGTAAATCAACATTTTTAAGGATGCTAGGTATAAACATACTATTATCACAAACCTTTTATTTTGCATTAGCTAAAGAATATAAAGCTTCCTTTTTTAATATAGTATCCTCTATTAGTCCTAATGATGATCTATCAAAGGGAAAAAGTTACTATATGGCTGAAGCAGAAGGAATACTTAGAATAGTTAAAGCGCTAGAAAAAGATTTACCTGTATTCTGCCCTATAGATGAAATATTTAGAGGAACAAATCCTATCGAGAGAATAGCTATGTCAGCAGAAATACTTTCTTATCTTCAAAATGGAAGAACAGTTTCTATTGTAGCTACCCATGATAGAGAATTAGTAGATATTTTAAAGGATAGTTACGAGTTTTATTATTTCAGCGAATCCGTTGATAGTAAAAATGGATTAAACTTTGATTATAAGCTAAAGGTTGGAGTTTCTAATACAAGAAATGCCATAAGACTTTTAGAGTATATTGGCTATCCAAAGGAAGTAACTGAAAAAGCCTATAAGAGAGCTGAAACTATTAAAGGATTTATTTAA
- the treP gene encoding PTS system trehalose-specific EIIBC component: MSKFSNDVQQLLEYIGGKENISAVTHCATRMRFVLNDIKKADAKNIEKIKSVKGVFTQAGQFQVIVGNEVSTFYNEFVKISEVDGVSKDQAKVAAKNNMNFMQKLLSNLAEIFTPLIPALIVGGLILGFRNIIGDIKLVENGTKTLIQVSQFWQGVHSFLWLIGEAIFFFLPVGITWSISKKMGTTQILGIILGLTLVSPQLLNAYAASSTPIDKIPVWNFGFAKIQMIGYQAQVIPSMLAGFLLAWLERSVRKIVPEYISMIVVPFLSLVPTVLIAHIVLGPVGWKIGTVIANVVYSSLTSTFGWLFAAVFGFTYAPLVITGLHHMTNTIDLQIMAELGGTNLWPMIALSNIAQGSAVLAMIYLNKNNEEEKQISIPAAISCYLGVTEPAIFGINLKYVFPFLAAMIGSSIAAVISVGSNVMANSIGVGGLPGILSIKPQYMLSFALAMLVAIVVPFILTIVFSKKKKWSKKKEQTI; this comes from the coding sequence ATGTCTAAGTTTTCAAATGACGTACAGCAATTATTAGAATATATTGGCGGAAAAGAAAATATCTCTGCAGTAACCCATTGTGCAACCCGTATGCGTTTTGTATTAAATGATATTAAGAAAGCTGATGCTAAAAACATTGAAAAAATTAAATCCGTAAAAGGAGTTTTTACACAGGCCGGTCAATTTCAAGTTATTGTTGGTAATGAAGTATCAACATTTTATAATGAATTTGTAAAAATATCAGAAGTAGATGGTGTTAGCAAAGATCAAGCCAAGGTAGCTGCTAAAAATAATATGAATTTTATGCAAAAACTACTGTCTAATTTAGCAGAAATATTTACACCTCTTATCCCTGCCCTTATAGTTGGAGGTTTAATATTAGGATTCCGTAATATTATTGGAGATATTAAATTAGTTGAAAATGGAACTAAAACTTTAATACAAGTATCACAGTTTTGGCAAGGAGTTCATTCCTTCTTATGGTTAATTGGTGAAGCAATTTTCTTCTTCTTACCTGTTGGAATAACTTGGTCTATTTCTAAAAAGATGGGCACCACACAGATTTTAGGAATAATATTAGGACTTACTTTGGTTTCTCCTCAACTATTGAATGCTTACGCCGCTTCAAGTACTCCTATCGATAAAATTCCAGTTTGGAATTTTGGCTTTGCAAAGATTCAAATGATTGGTTATCAGGCACAGGTTATTCCATCCATGCTAGCCGGTTTTCTTTTAGCCTGGTTAGAGAGATCTGTACGTAAAATTGTGCCAGAATATATTTCAATGATTGTAGTACCTTTTCTTTCCTTAGTACCTACTGTATTAATAGCCCATATTGTTTTAGGTCCAGTGGGTTGGAAAATAGGTACAGTTATAGCAAACGTAGTGTATTCAAGTTTAACTTCAACCTTTGGATGGCTCTTTGCAGCGGTATTTGGATTTACCTATGCACCTTTAGTAATTACAGGATTACATCATATGACAAATACTATTGATTTGCAAATAATGGCCGAACTTGGTGGAACTAATTTATGGCCAATGATTGCCCTATCCAATATAGCTCAGGGCTCTGCTGTTTTAGCAATGATTTATTTAAATAAAAATAATGAAGAAGAAAAACAAATATCTATTCCAGCAGCAATTTCCTGTTATTTAGGGGTAACGGAACCAGCTATATTTGGTATAAACCTAAAGTATGTGTTTCCTTTCTTAGCAGCTATGATAGGTTCTTCGATAGCCGCAGTAATATCAGTAGGTTCAAATGTTATGGCTAATTCAATTGGAGTTGGTGGTCTACCAGGCATCTTGTCTATAAAGCCACAATACATGTTATCTTTTGCATTAGCAATGTTAGTAGCTATTGTTGTACCATTTATACTTACAATTGTTTTTTCTAAGAAAAAAAAGTGGAGTAAAAAAAAGGAGCAAACTATATGA
- the htpG gene encoding molecular chaperone HtpG — protein METKQFKAESKRLLDLMINSIYTHKEIFLRELISNASDAIDKIYYKTLTDDSLKFKRDDYYIKVISDKENRILKIADTGIGMTKEELENNLGIIAKSGSLQFKKENEVKEGYDIIGQFGVGFYSAFLVSDDVTVISKAFGSNEAYKWNSKGAEGYTIEPCEKESYGTEIILKIKDNTEEENYDEFLDEYTLKSIIKKYSDFIRYPIKMDLTKTKPKEDNKEEFEEYKEEETINSMVPIWRKNKNELKAEDYENFYAEKHYGFDKPIKYIHTSVDGIVSYNAILFIPETTPYDFYTKEYEKGLELYSNGVLIMNKCGDLLPDYFGFVKGIVDSEDLSLNISREILQHDRQLKLIAKNIKTKIKNELESLLKKERDKYEKFYESFGRQLKYGVYSDFGSNKDVLQDLLMFYSSKEKKMVTLDEYVSRMPEDQKYIYYAVGESNERIEKLPQIEGVLDKGYEVLYFTDDIDEFAIKMLMNYKEKEFKSVSSGDLGIEGEEKENTSSSQDKENKELFESMKDILSGKVKDVRVSKRLKNHPVCLANEGELSIEMEKVLNAMPNNENIKADKVLEININHDVFKSLKEAYEGDKDKLKLYTDLLYNQALLIEGLTINDPVEFTNNICKIMK, from the coding sequence ATGGAAACTAAACAATTTAAAGCGGAATCTAAAAGACTTTTAGATCTTATGATTAACTCAATTTATACTCATAAGGAGATTTTTTTAAGGGAACTTATTTCCAATGCTAGTGATGCTATTGATAAAATTTATTACAAAACTCTAACAGATGATTCCTTAAAATTCAAAAGGGATGATTACTATATTAAAGTAATTTCTGATAAGGAAAATAGAATATTAAAAATTGCTGATACTGGTATTGGTATGACAAAGGAAGAGCTTGAGAATAATCTTGGGATTATAGCTAAGAGTGGATCTTTGCAATTTAAAAAAGAAAATGAAGTAAAAGAAGGCTACGACATAATAGGTCAATTTGGTGTAGGCTTTTATTCAGCTTTTTTAGTATCTGATGATGTTACAGTTATAAGTAAAGCCTTCGGCAGTAATGAGGCTTACAAGTGGAATTCAAAGGGAGCTGAGGGTTACACTATAGAACCTTGTGAAAAGGAATCCTATGGTACAGAAATTATACTTAAAATTAAAGATAATACAGAAGAAGAAAACTATGATGAGTTTTTAGATGAATATACATTAAAATCTATAATCAAAAAATACTCTGATTTTATTAGATACCCAATAAAAATGGATTTAACAAAGACAAAACCTAAAGAGGACAATAAAGAAGAATTTGAAGAATACAAAGAAGAAGAAACTATAAATAGTATGGTTCCTATTTGGAGAAAAAATAAAAATGAGCTAAAAGCGGAGGATTATGAGAACTTTTATGCTGAAAAGCACTATGGCTTTGATAAACCAATAAAATATATTCATACTAGTGTTGATGGTATAGTAAGCTACAATGCAATCTTATTTATTCCAGAAACAACACCTTATGATTTCTATACAAAAGAATATGAAAAAGGTTTAGAGTTATACTCAAACGGCGTTTTAATTATGAATAAGTGTGGAGACTTATTACCAGACTATTTTGGTTTTGTTAAAGGTATAGTAGATTCTGAGGATTTATCTCTTAACATATCTAGAGAAATACTACAACATGATAGACAACTAAAGCTGATTGCTAAAAACATAAAAACTAAAATCAAAAATGAATTAGAAAGTTTATTAAAGAAGGAAAGAGATAAATACGAAAAATTTTATGAATCCTTTGGCAGACAATTAAAATATGGTGTTTATAGTGATTTTGGAAGTAACAAAGATGTACTACAGGATTTATTAATGTTCTATTCCTCTAAAGAGAAAAAGATGGTTACTTTAGATGAATATGTTTCTAGAATGCCAGAGGACCAAAAATATATTTATTATGCTGTAGGGGAATCTAATGAAAGAATTGAAAAACTTCCACAAATAGAAGGAGTATTAGATAAAGGCTATGAAGTACTATACTTTACAGATGATATAGATGAATTTGCTATTAAAATGCTTATGAATTATAAAGAGAAAGAATTTAAATCTGTATCAAGTGGTGACTTAGGTATAGAAGGTGAGGAAAAAGAAAATACATCTAGCTCCCAGGATAAAGAAAACAAAGAGTTGTTTGAATCTATGAAGGATATTTTATCAGGAAAAGTTAAAGATGTTAGAGTCTCAAAAAGATTAAAGAATCATCCAGTATGCTTAGCAAATGAGGGTGAGCTTTCAATTGAAATGGAGAAAGTATTAAATGCTATGCCTAACAATGAAAACATAAAAGCAGATAAAGTTTTAGAAATAAATATAAATCATGATGTATTTAAGTCACTAAAAGAAGCTTACGAAGGGGATAAAGATAAACTTAAATTATACACAGATTTATTATACAATCAAGCCTTACTTATAGAAGGATTAACAATAAATGATCCAGTAGAATTTACAAACAATATTTGTAAAATAATGAAATAG